Genomic segment of bacterium:
TGAGACCCGCTATAACCTGACGGGTGTCCTTTTCGAGATGGAGGAGAAGGACGGCAAGGGGATCTTGAGACTCGTTGCCACGGACGGCCACCGCCTGGCCAAGGTGGAAAAGGGGGCCGAGGGAAATATCCGGCCTGGAGAGAGCGTTGTTATCCCCCGAAAGTCCCTCAACGAGGTCCGGAGGCTCCTGGAGGAGGGTAGTGACGAGATGGTGGAGGTGGATTTTCAGAAGCAGCATGGGGTCTTCCGCAAGGATTCCATCGTCCTCACCACCCGCCTTATCGACATGTCCTTTCCCAACTGGAAACAGGTCGTCCCTGAAGAACGGGTGTTTGTGGCCCAAGCCGACTGCGAGTCGATGATACGCGCCATCAGGAGGGTTTCCCTGCTGTCTTCAGAGCGGTCCAGGGCCGTCAAGTTCGCCTTCGGCGGGGGAAATGTGACCATTCACATCAACAACCCGGATCTTGGAACTGCCACGGAAACGGTGCCCGTCACTTATGATGGAGACGACGTGGAGGTTACCTTCAATGCGCGATACATGCTCGACGCCCTCACCTCCATGACCACCGAAACAGTGGAGTTGGGACTCAAGGATGAACTCAGCCCTTGTGTGGTATCCCAGAAGGGGCAGGAGGATTACATCTCGGTCATCATGCCCATGCGCATCTGAACCATGAGGTTGCTGTGGGTTGAGCCGGACCGCTTCCGGAACCTTGACCGGAAAACGGTTGAGCTCCACCCGCGCTTCAACCTTTTACTGGGCCGAAACGGGCAGGGAAAGACGAACTTTCTCGAGGCGGTCGGGTATCTCGGCAGCCTTCGGTCGTTCCGATCAGGCGGCAGGGTCGAGATGATACGCCACGGTGAGTCAGCAGGACGCGTCACAGGTGCCGTCTCTTCCGGAGGGCTGGATCGGGTCCTCTCTTTTACCCTGACCGGCAGAGGGCGCCAGCAATATATCGACGACCAGAAGGTCAATTCGCCCGAGCAGTACCTGCAGGTTTTGAAAGTGGTCCATTTCATACCCGAGGATGTGAGCCTGGTAGGTGGCTCGCCTTCCTGGCGCCGCAAGGTTATCGACAGGGCCGTTTTCGAGATCGTCCCCGAGTACGCCAGGGAGTACCGGCGATACCTGTCGGCTCTCAGACAGCGAAATGCGCTGCTCAGAAGAGGGGGGGGGCGTTTCGGGGAACTGGAAGGGTGGAACAAGGCTCTCGCTGCTGCCGGGGCAGTCCTGGTGTGCAGGAGGATGGAACTTCTCCACACCCTGAACCCGAGGATGAAACATCTGGGGGAAAGGCTCGGGCTGGGTCCGGGGCTGGGGTTGGAGTACACTCCGGGTTTTACCGTCCCTGACGATGCCTGGCCCGGCGGCCCCGGGAAGCTGACTCAGCTCATCGGGACGATCGAAAACTCGATATTGGAAGAACTTGCGAGGGTCCGGACCCGGGAGTCACGGTTAGGCCACTCCCTTGCGGGTCCTCATCGGGACAACATCCAGTTCACCCTCGGCAGCCCGGACCATCCGACGGATCTTGCGCGGTACGGTTCCCAGGGTCAGAAACGAAGCGCGGTCCTGGCGTTCAAGCTGGCCCTGGCGGCAGCTTTTCGCGATACCCACGGGGCGTGGCCCCTTATCCTCCTCGACGATGTGGCTTCGGAGCTGGATGAAACCAGAAGAAAAGCCCTGGGGAGCCTGGTCGTGGATATGAAAGCCCAGTTCCTCATCTCCACGACCGGAGAAGAATACATGTTCCTCCCGTCAGGGGAGGGGAAAATATGGACCGTTGATCAGGGCGAACTGAAGCCGTTTGGCAGGAGTTGACGGCAAAACGCCGTCAGCCTGCCTGAGAGAGGAACCTCCACTTGAACGATGAAAAGAAGGAAAAAACCGGTTCCGTAACTGTTGCCGGCAAGGGCAGAACGAAGTCATCAGCCGACAGGGGAGCTGTAAAGAAGGAGCTGGATTATACTGCCGAGAAGATCAAGGTCATCGAGGGCCTCGAAGCTGTCCGCAAGCGGCCCTCCATGTACATCGGCAACACCTCGACGGAGGGCCTCCACCACCTGGTGTATGAGGTCGTGGACAATAGCATCGACGAGGCCATGGGGGGCTTTTGTGACAGGATCAGCGTGACCATCAGGGTCGACAACAGCGTTGTGGTGGAAGACAACGGGCGCGGCATCCCGGTGGACCGTCACAAGCAGATGAAAAAATCGGCGGCGGAGGTGGTCATGACGACCCTGCACGCCGGCGGCAAGTTCGAGAATAGCGCCTACAAAGTCTCCGGCGGGCTCCACGGGGTCGGCGTTTCGGTGGTCAACGCCCTTTCGGCCCGGCTGGACCTGGAGATCTGGCGGGACGGGGGGGTCTATACCCAATCCTATGAACGCGGAAAACCGGTCACAAAGCTCGAGAACATCGGGAAGACGAAAAAGAGGGGTACCAAGATCACCTTTCTGCCTGACAGCCAGATCTTCGAGATTGCCGAGTTTTCCTTCGACACACTCTCCCAGCGTTTAAGGGAGCTTTCGTTCCTCAACGCCGGCGTGAAGATCACCATCGAGGATGAACGCGCCGACAAGAGGAACGAGTTTCAGTACAAGGGCGGCATCGTCCATTTCGTGGAGTACCTGAACCGGAACCGTATTGCCATCCACCGCAAGCCTGTCCAGATTCAGGGTGAAAAGGGCGCCGTCGTGGTGGACATCGCTTTTCAGTACAACGACAGCTACAAGGAAACGATCTTCTCCTTCGCCAACAACATCAACACCCACGAAGGCGGCAGCCACCTGGTGGGGTTCAAGGCGGCCATGACTAGGACCGTCAACCACTACGCCATCTCCAACAACCTGGTGAAGAACATCAAGGCGGGGCTTTCCGGTGATGATATCCGGGAGGGTCTCGCCGCCATCATCTCGGTCAAACTTCCCGACCCGCAGTTCGAGGGCCAGACCAAGACCAAGCTCGGGAACAGCGATATCAAGGGCATGGTAGAGGCCATGGTCAACGAGAAGCTCGGCGCTTTTCTCGAGGAGAACCCGGCGGTAGGACGAAAGATCGTGAGCAAAGCCACGGAAGCCGCCAGGGCCCGTGAAGCCGCGCGCAAGGCAAAGGAACTCACGCGCCGAAAGGGAGCCCTCGATGTGGCGGACCTGCCCGGAAAACTTGCCGACTGCCAGGCCAAGGATCCAGGTGTTGCGGAGCTGTTCCTTGTGGAGGGCGACTCGGCAGGCGGCTCGGCCAAACAGGGGAGAGACAGGCGGACCCAGGCTATCTTGCCCCTGAGGGGCAAGATCCTCAACGTTGAGAAGGCCAGGGATGACAAGATCCTCTCCAACCAGGAGATCCGCACCATCATCACCGCCCTGGGTACCGGGTTCGGTGATGAGCTGGACCTGGAGAAGCTCCGTTACCACAAGATCATCGTCATGACCGACGCCGATGTTGACGGTTCCCACATCCGCACCCTGCTTTTGACCTTCTTTTATCGGAAGATGCCCCGGCTTGTGGAGCGCGGTTTCCTGTATATCGCCCAGCCCCCCCTGTACAGAATAAAGAAGGGCAAAGTGGAAAGGTACCTTCAGAACGAAAAGGAGCTGAACACCTTCCTGGCCGAACAGGGGATCAGGAACATGACCCTTCAGGCGCCGGCCCTCAAGGAAAGTTACGAATCGACCCGACTGTCTACCATCTTCACCAGCGCCACCCGGTTGGTGGAGATCATGAACCGAATGGAGCGCCGCCGGATCGATCCCAGGCTTGTCCTGGCCCTGGCCCTGGAAGGGGTCGACAGAAAGGTGCTTTCCGACCGAGTCAGCCTGGGCAGGAAGATGGAGAACGCCGTCACCTACCTGAAGACCGTTTACCCGGAGATGGAACCGGTGGAGGTCAAGCTGGTCGAGGATGAGGAACACAGCTGCCACATAGCGCTGGTGACCACCCGGAAAAACGGTTCCCGCTGGAACACACGGATCGATCCCGACCTGGTTGGTCGCCCTGGTTACTACGAAATGCTGAAACTGGCCAGGGGACTCAAGATCCTCGGGACGGAGATGGTGCTTCTCGCAACGGAAGATGAAGAGGGCGAGAACAAGGGCGGGAAGAAGAAAATGCCGCCGCAGGAGCTGCTTCGCACGAGACGTATCGGCGAAGTGGTGCATTTTATCATGGAGAAGGGACGAAAGGGCGCCTCTGTCCAGCGCTACAAGGGTCTGGGTGAGATGAATCCGGATCAGCTCTGGGGGACCACCATGAACCCGGAAAACAGGGCGCTGCAGAAGGTGACCATTGAGGATGCGGTGGAAGCCGACGACATTTTCAATACTCTCATGGGCGATATTGTGGAACCGCGGCGGGAATTTATCGAGAAAAACGCCCTGAACGTCAGAAATCTTGACGTCTGATCGATGTCAAGATTTCTGACGATGGGGAAACGGGAACGGGTGAAAAGGAGAAAAGGAGAAAAAGGCTGTTTTGTAGCCTCTTCCCGCGTCGAGCAAGTACACCTAACAGAACAACCGAGACAGCGAGACTGTAAATGAGTGACCTTATCAGCACCGTTAACGCCCCCATAGAGAACATCAACATCGAGGACGAGATGAAGACGTCCTACCTCGATTACGCCATGAGCGTCATCGTTGGAAGGGCGCTCCCTGATGTGCGGGACGGCCTCAAGCCGGTCCACCGGCGCACCTTGTTCGCCATGCAGGACCTCGGGAACGCCTACAACAAGACGTACAAGAAATCCGCCCGCATCGTCGGTGACGTCATCGGCAAGTACCACCCCCACGGAGACCAGGCCGTTTACGACACGATCGTTCGAATGGCCCAGGACTTCTCCCTCAGGTACCCCCTTGTGGACGGGCAGGGCAACTTCGGCTCCATCGACGGCGACGCGGCGGCGGCAATGCGGTATACGGAGATCCGCATGATGCGCCTGACCAGCGAGCTCATGGAGGATATCGACAAGGAGACGGTGGACTTCGGGCCCAACTACGACGACACACTCTTCGAGCCCCTCGTTCTGCCGGCACGCTTCCCCAACCTCCTGGTCAACGGTTCTTCCGGCATCGCTGTGGGCATGGCCACCAACATCCCGCCACACAACCTGGCCGAGATCATCGACGGATGTATCCTGCTCATCGAAAAACCCGGCACCACGGTGGACGAACTCATGAAGGTCATCCCGGCGCCCGATTTCCCCACCGGGGGGTTCATCTACGGGCTGAGCGGTGTCAGGGACGCCTACCGTACCGGCAAGGGCCTTGTCCGGGTCCGGGCCCGCGCGGTCATCGAGCGAAACAACAAAAAGACGGCCATCGTTGTCACCGAACTGCCCTATCAGGTCAACAAGGCCAGGCTCGTGGAGAAGATCGCCGAACTCGTCAAGGACAAGAAACTCGAAGGGATCAGTGATTTGAGAGACGAGTCGGACCGCGAGGGGATGCGGATCGTCATCGAACTCAAGCGGGAAAAAGAGGATATTGCCGAGGTCGTCCTCAACCAGCTTTACGCCATGACACAGATGAAGACCACCTTCGGGGTGCAGATGCTGGCTATCCACCGTAACCAGCCGGTCGTATTCAACCTGCCCCAGATGCTGGGACATTTTATCGACTTCAGGGTCGAGGTGGTCACCAGGAGGACGCGGTTCCTCCTGACCCGCGCGGAGGAAAGGGCCCACATCCTGGAGGGCTTGAAGATCGCCCTGGACAACATCGACGAGGTGGTGGAACTCATCAAGAAAT
This window contains:
- the dnaN gene encoding DNA polymerase III subunit beta, with protein sequence MLTFSINREEFLQGLSRVQNIVERKNTVPILSNVLIDGTGDRLKMLATDMEVGISGFVEASVKSQGAVTLSARKLFEIIKELPAESSITLQVKEDNLSEITCGNSSFELKGLPAEDYPSLPIYEDGNFLTLNAENFKEMIKKTIYAASTDETRYNLTGVLFEMEEKDGKGILRLVATDGHRLAKVEKGAEGNIRPGESVVIPRKSLNEVRRLLEEGSDEMVEVDFQKQHGVFRKDSIVLTTRLIDMSFPNWKQVVPEERVFVAQADCESMIRAIRRVSLLSSERSRAVKFAFGGGNVTIHINNPDLGTATETVPVTYDGDDVEVTFNARYMLDALTSMTTETVELGLKDELSPCVVSQKGQEDYISVIMPMRI
- the recF gene encoding DNA replication and repair protein RecF (All proteins in this family for which functions are known are DNA-binding proteins that assist the filamentation of RecA onto DNA for the initiation of recombination or recombinational repair.) yields the protein MRLLWVEPDRFRNLDRKTVELHPRFNLLLGRNGQGKTNFLEAVGYLGSLRSFRSGGRVEMIRHGESAGRVTGAVSSGGLDRVLSFTLTGRGRQQYIDDQKVNSPEQYLQVLKVVHFIPEDVSLVGGSPSWRRKVIDRAVFEIVPEYAREYRRYLSALRQRNALLRRGGGRFGELEGWNKALAAAGAVLVCRRMELLHTLNPRMKHLGERLGLGPGLGLEYTPGFTVPDDAWPGGPGKLTQLIGTIENSILEELARVRTRESRLGHSLAGPHRDNIQFTLGSPDHPTDLARYGSQGQKRSAVLAFKLALAAAFRDTHGAWPLILLDDVASELDETRRKALGSLVVDMKAQFLISTTGEEYMFLPSGEGKIWTVDQGELKPFGRS
- the gyrB gene encoding DNA topoisomerase (ATP-hydrolyzing) subunit B; its protein translation is MDYTAEKIKVIEGLEAVRKRPSMYIGNTSTEGLHHLVYEVVDNSIDEAMGGFCDRISVTIRVDNSVVVEDNGRGIPVDRHKQMKKSAAEVVMTTLHAGGKFENSAYKVSGGLHGVGVSVVNALSARLDLEIWRDGGVYTQSYERGKPVTKLENIGKTKKRGTKITFLPDSQIFEIAEFSFDTLSQRLRELSFLNAGVKITIEDERADKRNEFQYKGGIVHFVEYLNRNRIAIHRKPVQIQGEKGAVVVDIAFQYNDSYKETIFSFANNINTHEGGSHLVGFKAAMTRTVNHYAISNNLVKNIKAGLSGDDIREGLAAIISVKLPDPQFEGQTKTKLGNSDIKGMVEAMVNEKLGAFLEENPAVGRKIVSKATEAARAREAARKAKELTRRKGALDVADLPGKLADCQAKDPGVAELFLVEGDSAGGSAKQGRDRRTQAILPLRGKILNVEKARDDKILSNQEIRTIITALGTGFGDELDLEKLRYHKIIVMTDADVDGSHIRTLLLTFFYRKMPRLVERGFLYIAQPPLYRIKKGKVERYLQNEKELNTFLAEQGIRNMTLQAPALKESYESTRLSTIFTSATRLVEIMNRMERRRIDPRLVLALALEGVDRKVLSDRVSLGRKMENAVTYLKTVYPEMEPVEVKLVEDEEHSCHIALVTTRKNGSRWNTRIDPDLVGRPGYYEMLKLARGLKILGTEMVLLATEDEEGENKGGKKKMPPQELLRTRRIGEVVHFIMEKGRKGASVQRYKGLGEMNPDQLWGTTMNPENRALQKVTIEDAVEADDIFNTLMGDIVEPRREFIEKNALNVRNLDV